One Thermus sp. CCB_US3_UF1 DNA window includes the following coding sequences:
- a CDS encoding MerR family transcriptional regulator, with the protein MTRPGVYTIAEVEAMTGLSAEVLRQWERRYGFPRPERTPGGHRLYREEEVEALRQIRRWLEEGATPQAAIRRYLAQETHPQDLSQELKAALLEADLPRAEALFRRGLRLLGPEGAAQGLVVRVLREVGEGWHQGEVSVAQEHLATQFLRARLHELLDLVGYPRGAPILVTTPPGERHELGAMLAAYHLRRRGFPALYLGPDTPLPDLRALAAKLEARGAVLSVLLRENLQALPAGALQDLAPRVFLGGPGASLEEARRLGAVYVERLEDLPKALEEAA; encoded by the coding sequence ATGACCCGGCCAGGGGTGTACACCATCGCCGAGGTAGAGGCCATGACCGGCCTCTCCGCCGAGGTCCTCCGGCAATGGGAGCGGCGCTACGGTTTTCCCCGCCCTGAGCGTACCCCCGGGGGACACCGCCTCTACCGGGAGGAGGAGGTGGAGGCCTTACGCCAGATCCGCCGCTGGCTGGAGGAGGGGGCAACCCCCCAGGCGGCCATCCGCCGCTACCTGGCCCAGGAAACCCATCCCCAGGACCTTTCCCAGGAGCTCAAGGCCGCCCTCCTCGAGGCCGACCTCCCCCGGGCCGAGGCCCTCTTCCGCCGGGGGCTTAGGCTCTTGGGCCCGGAAGGGGCGGCCCAGGGGCTCGTGGTCCGGGTTCTGCGGGAGGTGGGGGAAGGCTGGCACCAGGGGGAGGTGAGCGTAGCCCAGGAGCATCTGGCCACCCAGTTCCTGCGGGCCCGCCTGCACGAGCTTCTGGACCTGGTGGGCTACCCTCGTGGGGCCCCCATCCTGGTCACCACCCCCCCGGGGGAGCGGCACGAGCTCGGGGCCATGCTGGCCGCCTACCACCTGCGCCGCCGCGGTTTCCCTGCCCTGTACCTGGGCCCCGACACCCCCTTGCCTGACCTGCGGGCCCTAGCCGCCAAGCTGGAGGCCAGGGGGGCCGTCCTCTCCGTCCTCCTTAGGGAAAACCTCCAGGCCCTGCCTGCTGGGGCCCTGCAGGACCTGGCTCCCCGGGTCTTCCTGGGCGGTCCCGGGGCCAGCCTCGAGGAGGCCAGGCGCCTGGGGGCGGTGTACGTGGAACGGTTGGAGGATCTGCCCAAGGCATTGGAGGAGGCAGCATGA